A window of Armatimonadota bacterium contains these coding sequences:
- the deoC gene encoding deoxyribose-phosphate aldolase: protein MARPSLTSLLAPGAFDRPVDQVGADERAAKFTKRSIKTAAKLQGLKMVVSMTDLTTLEGKDSPGKVRQMCVKALRPDPRDPSVPSVAAVCVYPNLVPTAVKALQGSGVHVASVATSFPSGQFPIGGRLDEVRRAVEAGADEIDMVINRGAFMQGDYRKVYDEIVAVKEACGSARLKVILETGELETYDNVRRASHIGMEAGGDFIKTSTGKVSPAATMPVTLVMLEAIREHYLSTGKRIGMKPAGGIRTAKQSLHYLVMVKETLGDDWLAPDLFRFGASTLLNDVLMQITKLRTGAYQSADYYTLD from the coding sequence ATGGCGCGCCCGAGCCTGACCAGTCTGCTCGCCCCAGGGGCGTTCGACCGGCCTGTCGACCAGGTCGGCGCGGACGAGCGCGCCGCGAAGTTCACCAAGCGCAGCATCAAGACCGCCGCGAAGCTCCAAGGCTTGAAGATGGTCGTCTCGATGACCGACCTCACCACGCTCGAAGGCAAGGACTCCCCCGGGAAGGTGCGGCAGATGTGCGTCAAGGCGCTCCGCCCCGACCCGCGCGATCCAAGCGTTCCCTCCGTGGCGGCGGTCTGCGTCTATCCGAACCTCGTCCCGACAGCCGTCAAGGCGCTGCAAGGCTCGGGCGTCCATGTAGCTAGCGTCGCGACGTCGTTCCCCAGCGGGCAGTTCCCGATCGGCGGAAGGCTCGACGAAGTTAGAAGAGCGGTCGAAGCGGGCGCGGACGAGATCGACATGGTCATCAACCGAGGCGCGTTCATGCAGGGCGACTACAGGAAGGTCTACGACGAGATCGTGGCGGTCAAAGAAGCGTGCGGCAGCGCGCGGCTCAAAGTCATTCTCGAGACAGGCGAGCTAGAGACCTACGACAACGTACGCCGCGCCAGCCACATCGGAATGGAGGCGGGCGGCGACTTCATCAAGACATCGACCGGCAAAGTCTCCCCCGCCGCGACGATGCCCGTCACCCTCGTCATGCTCGAGGCGATCCGCGAGCACTACCTGAGCACTGGTAAGAGGATCGGCATGAAGCCCGCCGGCGGCATCCGCACTGCCAAGCAGAGCCTCCACTACCTCGTAATGGTCAAGGAGACGCTCGGCGACGACTGGCTCGCCCCCGACCTCTTCCGCTTCGGCGCGAGCACACTGCTGAACGACGTGCTCATGCAGATCACCAAGCTCCGCACCGGCGCGTACCAGTCGGCGGACTACTACACTTTGGACTAA
- a CDS encoding aldehyde dehydrogenase family protein, translated as MRAPKLNFGDKWEYSPAPESTAIVKIDDQYGHFIGGKFVEPIEGRYFDTVNPATEETLSHVAHGTQKDVDRAVKAARKAYDKYWAPMSPRDRGKYLYRIARMIQEMAREFAVLESMDGGKPIRESRDIDVPLVAQHFFYHAGWADKLDYAFPGRRTKPLGVAGQIIPWNFPLLMASWKIAPALACGNTVVLKPAETTPLTALLLAKLFQEADLPPGVVNIVTGDGEAGAALSSHAGIDKIAFTGSTEVGKMIQRSAKTDHITLELGGKAANIIFEDAPLDQAVEGIINAIYFNQGHVCCAGSRLLVQESVHDEVVRKLDHRIQSLRVGDPLDKNTDVGAINSKAQLNRIRQLVKAGKEEGAEFHTSRCKLPERGWFYRPSYFTGVAQSHVIAQEEIFGPVLAIMTFRTPAEAVQKANNSCYGLSAGVWTDKGSKIFKTLGELNAGVVWANTFNKFDPASPFGGYKESGYGREGGKQGLAAYLEVR; from the coding sequence ATGAGAGCACCCAAGCTCAACTTCGGCGACAAGTGGGAGTACTCCCCCGCGCCGGAGAGTACGGCGATCGTCAAGATCGACGATCAGTACGGCCACTTCATCGGCGGAAAGTTCGTCGAGCCGATCGAAGGCCGGTACTTCGACACCGTCAACCCCGCGACCGAAGAGACACTCTCCCACGTCGCACATGGCACGCAGAAGGACGTTGACAGGGCCGTCAAGGCCGCACGCAAGGCGTACGACAAGTACTGGGCGCCGATGAGCCCGCGCGACCGGGGCAAGTACCTGTATCGCATCGCACGAATGATCCAAGAAATGGCACGCGAGTTCGCCGTGCTGGAGAGCATGGACGGCGGAAAGCCGATCAGGGAGTCGCGCGACATCGACGTCCCGCTGGTCGCGCAGCACTTCTTCTACCACGCGGGGTGGGCGGACAAGCTCGACTACGCGTTCCCAGGACGGCGCACGAAACCGCTCGGAGTCGCGGGGCAGATCATCCCCTGGAACTTCCCGCTGCTGATGGCGTCGTGGAAGATCGCCCCCGCCCTCGCTTGCGGTAACACGGTCGTTCTCAAGCCCGCTGAGACCACGCCGCTGACGGCCTTGCTGTTGGCCAAACTCTTCCAAGAAGCCGACCTCCCGCCGGGAGTCGTCAACATCGTCACCGGCGACGGCGAGGCTGGCGCGGCCCTGAGCAGCCACGCGGGCATCGACAAGATCGCCTTCACCGGCTCGACCGAGGTCGGCAAGATGATCCAGCGCAGCGCGAAGACCGACCACATCACGCTGGAGCTCGGCGGCAAGGCCGCGAACATCATCTTCGAGGACGCGCCGCTCGACCAGGCGGTGGAGGGGATCATCAACGCGATCTATTTCAATCAGGGCCACGTCTGCTGCGCGGGCTCGCGGCTGCTGGTGCAGGAGAGCGTCCACGACGAGGTCGTCCGCAAGCTCGACCACAGAATCCAGAGCCTAAGAGTCGGCGATCCGCTCGACAAGAACACCGACGTCGGCGCGATCAACAGCAAGGCGCAGCTCAACCGAATCCGCCAACTGGTCAAGGCGGGGAAGGAAGAGGGCGCGGAGTTCCACACCAGCCGGTGCAAACTCCCTGAGCGCGGCTGGTTCTACCGCCCGAGCTACTTTACGGGCGTAGCCCAGTCGCACGTCATCGCGCAGGAGGAGATCTTCGGCCCGGTGCTCGCGATCATGACCTTCCGCACCCCCGCCGAGGCGGTGCAGAAGGCGAACAACAGCTGCTACGGGCTCAGCGCAGGGGTCTGGACCGACAAGGGCAGCAAGATATTCAAGACGCTCGGCGAACTGAACGCGGGCGTCGTGTGGGCCAACACGTTCAACAAGTTCGACCCCGCCTCACCGTTCGGCGGATACAAGGAGTCGGGGTACGGGCGCGAAGGCGGCAAGCAAGGGCTCGCGGCATATCTGGAGGTGCGATGA